A window of Leptospira hartskeerlii contains these coding sequences:
- the uvrA gene encoding excinuclease ABC subunit UvrA, with protein MDHIRIRGAREHNLKNINVDIPRDKLVVITGLSGSGKSSLAFDTIYAEGQRRYVESLSAYARQFLGQMEKPDLDLIEGLSPAISIEQKTTHRNPRSTVGTVTEIYDYLRLLYARVGKPHCPICGTPIQSLSIDQITERILNFPEGTKIQILAPIVSGKKGEHKDVLEKIRKDGFNRIRLNGEIKTLDEEIVLKKSFKATIEIVVDRLVIKDGIRSRLTDSVETALKQSEGILLMDDGKKDHTFSQKLSCPNHPEESLPELSPRLFSFNSPFGACETCDGLGSLLEFDEDLLITDSELSLVEGCIEAWAGAKSNSYWFLTTVHSLAKKLKFDYNIPWKDLPKKVRDTILYGDKNLKIDYDFRNEKSHYEFSREFEGVIPNLKRRYKEGSEARRQQLEGYMTNHHCPACEGKRLKPVSLHVEVNGLTIDKFSAFSVEKGLDFVKSMKPKGSEEIIARPILKEIQQRLTFLNDVGVGYLSLERAAGTLSGGEAQRIRLATQIGSRLQGVLYILDEPSIGLHQRDNTKLVNTLKDLRDLGNTVLVVEHDQETMEEADWLIDMGPGAGVHGGTIVCSGTPEEVSKNKNSLTGKFLSGKEFIPVPKTVRPGNGKKLKIVNAKENNLKNVSVEIPLGKLIVVTGVSGSGKSTLINDILYNAAAHKVMKMRTVWGKHEKITGLEEIDKIINIDQSPIGRTPRSNPATYTGLFTVVRDMFAQLEESKLRGYSPGRFSFNVSGGRCETCEGDGILKIEMHFLPDVYVTCDVCKGKRYNQETLEVRYKGKNIYEILEMTVEDSIPFFENIPALKRKLETLGEVGLGYIKLGQPATTFSGGEAQRIKLATELSKRPTGKTLYILDEPTTGLHFEDVRHLMVVLHTLVDRGNSMIVIEHNLDVIKQADWIIDLGPEGGEGGGKIIAEGTPTDIAKVKESFTGQYLKKVLGNPGKKAG; from the coding sequence TTGGATCATATCCGCATCCGAGGAGCTCGGGAGCATAATCTTAAGAACATCAATGTGGATATTCCACGGGATAAACTCGTGGTGATTACCGGACTTTCAGGTTCAGGTAAATCTTCTCTTGCTTTCGATACGATCTATGCGGAAGGACAGAGGAGATATGTGGAAAGCCTCTCCGCTTATGCTAGACAATTTTTAGGTCAGATGGAAAAGCCAGATCTGGATCTGATCGAAGGACTTTCTCCTGCAATTTCTATAGAGCAGAAGACTACGCATCGTAATCCTAGATCTACTGTAGGAACTGTAACAGAGATCTATGACTACCTACGTCTTCTTTATGCAAGGGTAGGAAAACCTCATTGTCCTATTTGTGGAACTCCAATCCAATCTCTCTCCATCGACCAAATCACCGAAAGGATACTAAATTTTCCGGAAGGAACTAAGATCCAAATTTTGGCTCCTATTGTTTCTGGTAAGAAGGGAGAACATAAAGATGTTCTGGAAAAGATCAGAAAAGATGGTTTTAACAGGATACGTCTGAACGGTGAGATCAAAACTTTAGACGAAGAGATCGTTCTCAAGAAAAGTTTTAAGGCAACGATTGAGATCGTTGTAGACCGCCTTGTGATCAAGGACGGGATACGTTCTCGTCTGACAGACTCAGTCGAAACAGCTCTTAAACAATCAGAGGGAATTCTTCTCATGGATGATGGGAAGAAGGACCATACATTCTCCCAAAAACTTTCCTGCCCGAATCACCCAGAAGAATCTTTACCGGAACTTTCTCCTAGATTGTTTTCATTTAACTCTCCATTCGGTGCCTGCGAAACCTGCGACGGACTAGGTAGTCTTCTAGAATTTGATGAGGATCTTTTAATTACAGATTCAGAACTTTCTCTTGTGGAAGGTTGTATAGAAGCATGGGCAGGAGCTAAGAGTAATAGTTATTGGTTTTTAACAACCGTTCATTCTTTGGCTAAAAAATTAAAATTTGATTATAATATTCCATGGAAGGATCTTCCTAAAAAAGTCAGAGATACAATTCTTTACGGGGATAAAAATCTCAAAATAGATTACGATTTCAGAAATGAAAAATCCCACTATGAGTTCAGTAGGGAATTCGAAGGCGTGATCCCGAACTTAAAAAGAAGATATAAAGAAGGTTCGGAAGCAAGACGCCAGCAATTAGAAGGATATATGACCAATCATCATTGTCCTGCATGTGAAGGAAAACGTCTGAAACCAGTGAGTCTTCATGTAGAAGTAAACGGTCTGACCATAGATAAATTCTCCGCATTCAGTGTGGAAAAAGGTTTAGACTTCGTAAAATCAATGAAGCCAAAAGGCAGCGAAGAAATAATCGCAAGACCTATCTTGAAGGAAATCCAACAAAGACTTACATTTTTGAATGATGTGGGAGTTGGTTACTTAAGTTTAGAACGTGCCGCCGGAACTCTTTCCGGTGGAGAAGCACAAAGGATCAGACTCGCTACCCAGATAGGATCGAGGCTCCAAGGTGTATTATATATTTTAGATGAACCTTCTATCGGACTTCACCAAAGAGATAATACGAAATTAGTAAATACTCTGAAGGATCTAAGAGATCTTGGTAACACGGTTTTAGTGGTAGAACATGACCAAGAAACCATGGAAGAAGCAGATTGGCTCATCGACATGGGACCAGGTGCAGGTGTTCATGGTGGAACAATTGTTTGTTCCGGAACGCCAGAAGAAGTTTCTAAAAACAAAAATTCTCTTACAGGCAAGTTTTTATCAGGCAAAGAATTTATCCCAGTCCCGAAGACTGTTCGACCAGGAAATGGGAAAAAGCTTAAGATCGTAAACGCAAAAGAGAATAATCTTAAAAACGTAAGTGTGGAGATCCCACTTGGAAAACTGATCGTAGTTACAGGAGTTTCCGGTTCAGGTAAGTCTACTCTGATCAACGATATTTTATACAATGCAGCGGCTCATAAAGTTATGAAGATGAGAACCGTCTGGGGTAAACATGAAAAAATCACAGGTCTGGAAGAAATAGACAAGATTATCAATATCGATCAATCTCCAATCGGTAGAACTCCTAGATCCAATCCTGCAACTTATACAGGTCTTTTCACTGTTGTTCGCGATATGTTCGCCCAACTGGAAGAATCTAAACTCAGAGGTTATTCTCCGGGAAGATTCAGTTTTAACGTTAGCGGAGGAAGATGTGAAACCTGCGAAGGCGATGGTATCTTGAAAATTGAGATGCACTTTCTCCCGGACGTGTATGTAACCTGTGACGTTTGCAAGGGAAAACGGTACAACCAGGAAACATTAGAAGTTCGTTATAAAGGAAAGAATATCTACGAAATACTGGAAATGACAGTAGAGGATTCTATTCCATTCTTCGAAAATATTCCTGCATTAAAAAGAAAACTGGAAACCTTGGGCGAAGTGGGTCTAGGATATATTAAGCTTGGGCAGCCTGCGACGACATTCTCCGGTGGCGAAGCGCAAAGGATCAAGCTTGCCACCGAATTATCCAAAAGGCCTACAGGAAAAACATTATACATCCTGGATGAACCTACCACAGGACTTCATTTTGAAGATGTTCGACATCTAATGGTCGTTTTACATACGCTTGTAGACCGCGGAAATTCAATGATAGTCATCGAACACAATCTGGATGTGATCAAACAAGCGGATTGGATCATCGATTTGGGGCCGGAAGGTGGAGAAGGAGGCGGAAAAATTATCGCTGAAGGAACTCCAACAGATATTGCAAAGGTAAAAGAATCTTTTACAGGACAATATCTGAAAAAAGTTTTAGGAAATCCTGGGAAGAAGGCAGGTTAA
- a CDS encoding OmpA/MotB family protein — protein sequence MNPFFFRLTPVLLILFSLPIFSDAFYFPWEYNKLYNENATLRIELDSLRLRYRNETENAKKEKLSLDARIQNLEEQLAGEKSFREKDRELAAELIRALENQIALLKAKSGNKEKELIEENEKQSKKYQDLISELKSELEKERLGCIRKMDELKREYESKIAGLEARIKELEDNLSKLKNLNEDQKRELNRLAEQATELESKLSGEIAKGQIRVKRFHNRLVINIDDQISFDSGSAELKKQIFPALDKIKEILVKYPGNLIIVEGHTDNIPIRTKKFNDNWQLSTERALSVVRFLLESKNLDARNFSVAGYGEHQPIVSNDTPENRSLNRRVDIVLEPQSGKSH from the coding sequence ATGAACCCTTTTTTTTTCCGACTTACTCCAGTTCTTCTAATTCTATTTTCTTTGCCGATATTTTCGGACGCATTTTATTTCCCTTGGGAATACAATAAACTCTATAATGAGAACGCAACGCTCAGAATCGAGTTAGATTCTCTCAGACTCCGCTACAGGAACGAGACAGAAAACGCTAAAAAAGAAAAACTCAGTCTGGACGCAAGGATCCAGAATCTAGAAGAACAACTCGCAGGCGAAAAATCCTTCAGAGAAAAGGACAGGGAACTCGCCGCAGAACTGATCCGTGCCCTGGAAAATCAGATCGCTCTTCTAAAAGCAAAAAGCGGAAATAAAGAAAAAGAACTCATTGAAGAGAACGAAAAACAATCCAAAAAATACCAAGATCTAATTTCCGAACTAAAGTCCGAGTTAGAGAAAGAAAGACTCGGTTGCATCCGAAAAATGGACGAGCTCAAAAGAGAATATGAGTCCAAAATTGCAGGCTTGGAAGCAAGGATCAAAGAGCTGGAAGATAATCTTTCCAAACTCAAGAACTTGAACGAGGACCAAAAAAGAGAACTAAATCGTTTGGCGGAGCAAGCAACCGAATTAGAATCTAAACTTTCAGGCGAGATAGCTAAAGGGCAGATCCGAGTAAAACGTTTTCATAATAGACTAGTCATCAATATTGACGATCAGATCTCCTTCGATTCCGGTTCCGCAGAATTGAAAAAGCAGATCTTTCCTGCTTTGGACAAGATCAAAGAAATTTTGGTCAAGTATCCGGGCAACCTCATCATTGTGGAAGGCCACACGGATAATATTCCGATACGTACTAAAAAGTTTAACGATAACTGGCAGTTATCTACAGAAAGAGCACTTTCAGTGGTTCGATTTTTGTTAGAGAGTAAAAACTTAGATGCAAGGAACTTCTCCGTAGCAGGTTATGGGGAACACCAGCCTATCGTTTCAAATGATACTCCTGAAAATCGTTCCTTGAACAGAAGAGTAGATATCGTTTTAGAACCGCAAAGCGGCAAGAGTCACTAA
- a CDS encoding L-threonylcarbamoyladenylate synthase, translated as MSKNKTTIITEDPSLAAKILKEGGIVLFPTETVYGLGADSRNLSSCLEIYKIKNRPADNPLIVHLGNPALIPDIGEVPENARILIRQCMPGPLSLVLKKIDKSVFSTGLTTIAVRVPSHPKALEMLSYFGGPVSAPSANLSGEPSITRLDDAISEFDGLVDLILKGSDPEIGLESTVVDFSISPPKLLRPGYFGWEELQKYVPDLEDYSLLKEGDIVSSPGVKYKHYSPKAKVIFTENQTPDRESAAIGISLTRGWKFALDLRNNTEYMKNLYSFFRDCDRLGISKIYCFPPAKASGKEALLNRILKAQES; from the coding sequence TTGTCAAAAAATAAAACTACAATCATCACAGAAGATCCTTCTCTCGCAGCAAAAATACTGAAAGAGGGAGGGATCGTTCTATTTCCTACCGAAACTGTTTATGGTCTTGGCGCTGATTCTAGAAACCTTTCTTCTTGTTTAGAAATTTATAAAATTAAAAACCGTCCCGCGGATAATCCTCTTATCGTTCATCTCGGAAATCCTGCTTTAATCCCCGATATTGGAGAAGTTCCGGAGAACGCAAGGATCCTGATCAGACAATGTATGCCCGGACCTTTGAGTCTGGTTTTAAAGAAGATCGATAAGTCTGTTTTTTCAACAGGGCTTACTACAATAGCAGTTAGAGTTCCTTCTCATCCAAAAGCTTTGGAAATGCTATCCTATTTCGGAGGGCCGGTTTCTGCTCCTTCTGCTAATCTTTCGGGAGAACCGTCGATTACAAGATTGGATGATGCGATCTCCGAGTTTGATGGTTTAGTAGATCTAATCTTAAAAGGTTCAGACCCGGAAATCGGTTTAGAATCTACTGTTGTGGATTTTTCAATTTCTCCGCCTAAACTACTTCGTCCTGGATATTTCGGCTGGGAAGAATTACAAAAGTATGTTCCCGATCTGGAAGATTATAGTCTGTTGAAAGAAGGAGATATTGTTTCTAGCCCCGGAGTAAAATATAAACATTATTCTCCTAAAGCAAAAGTGATCTTCACTGAAAACCAAACTCCAGATAGAGAATCTGCTGCTATCGGTATCAGTCTAACCAGAGGCTGGAAATTCGCTTTGGATCTACGAAACAATACTGAGTATATGAAAAATTTATACTCATTCTTTAGGGATTGCGATCGTTTGGGAATTTCCAAAATTTATTGTTTTCCACCTGCGAAAGCTAGCGGAAAAGAAGCGCTCTTAAATCGGATATTAAAAGCTCAGGAATCTTAA
- a CDS encoding S49 family peptidase, translating into MFRILFSLIFLPIRILFQGFRILSWTIRKGDHFYLEIPSSFSFDKKSFFVRLLVSKEEDPFLVDFLLGLKALTKVPGLKKVSFHISNPEYGFGEVWNICQAIQTLNKKGIETSGFCLGGGTKALLLLSQCKYRYSSSASEFFPVLPSAEPYFFGATAKKFGVGVEAYASGAFKSFGETFQRTSFSAPARKNLEALLGDYKDLLSNGFKQSSNLDLKVLEEPIISSEKLKKLGFLTDFVEEDEFEENYLFENYKKENETDKPKYRKLSPKGFRLYHKKSNFSLISKSIPIVAVLPVQGNILPDLGREEDFRSRQVSFRYYQEIFKDLKEDPKIAAVILEMNSPGGSALVSELLYREIKKLAEKKPVITYVLNVAASGGYYLSCATQKIHGTPYSIVGSIGAVMMRFELKKLYDKFGVQKERIGFYPHRDILSEYGKLSPKSEQFLRKEVLRSRDLFYNRVIESRKTSFQELEKSYGEGRIFSGETFRKSGFLDSCDSFLDILQDLKQELKSKKIDVRYLPGTYSWKDLVQDLKPGVQTFGGNLFAKLKKAPNQNPLEILHFSEIAQELSKI; encoded by the coding sequence ATGTTTAGAATTCTGTTCTCTCTTATATTTTTGCCGATCCGGATTTTGTTCCAAGGATTTAGGATCTTATCCTGGACCATCCGAAAGGGAGATCATTTCTATTTGGAAATTCCTTCTTCATTCTCCTTTGATAAAAAATCTTTTTTTGTCAGACTATTGGTCTCAAAAGAAGAAGATCCCTTCTTGGTGGATTTTTTATTGGGATTGAAAGCCTTAACAAAAGTCCCAGGTTTGAAAAAAGTTTCCTTCCATATTTCCAATCCAGAATACGGATTTGGAGAAGTTTGGAATATTTGCCAAGCAATCCAAACATTGAATAAAAAAGGTATTGAGACTTCCGGATTTTGTTTAGGCGGAGGAACTAAAGCATTACTATTACTTTCACAATGTAAATACAGATATTCTTCTTCCGCATCCGAATTCTTTCCTGTACTTCCTTCCGCTGAGCCTTATTTTTTTGGAGCTACAGCTAAAAAATTCGGCGTAGGAGTAGAAGCTTATGCAAGTGGAGCGTTCAAATCATTCGGAGAAACATTCCAAAGAACATCCTTCTCCGCACCGGCTCGTAAAAATTTAGAAGCGTTACTCGGCGATTATAAAGATCTGCTTTCCAATGGTTTTAAGCAGTCCTCAAACTTAGATCTTAAAGTTTTAGAAGAACCTATTATCAGTTCTGAAAAATTGAAAAAGCTGGGATTTCTCACCGATTTTGTAGAAGAAGACGAGTTCGAAGAAAATTACTTATTCGAAAATTATAAAAAAGAGAATGAAACGGATAAACCAAAATATAGAAAATTAAGCCCTAAAGGTTTCAGATTATATCATAAAAAATCAAATTTTTCACTTATCTCTAAATCGATTCCGATCGTAGCGGTTCTTCCGGTACAAGGAAATATTCTTCCTGATTTAGGAAGAGAAGAAGATTTTAGGTCTAGACAAGTTTCCTTCAGATATTACCAAGAAATTTTCAAAGATCTTAAGGAAGATCCAAAAATTGCAGCAGTCATTTTGGAAATGAACTCTCCAGGAGGAAGTGCACTTGTTTCCGAGCTTCTTTACAGAGAGATCAAAAAACTTGCAGAGAAAAAACCTGTTATCACATACGTATTGAATGTAGCCGCTTCCGGAGGATACTACCTATCCTGCGCCACTCAAAAAATACACGGAACACCTTACTCTATTGTCGGTTCTATTGGCGCAGTAATGATGAGATTCGAATTAAAAAAACTCTACGATAAATTCGGAGTCCAAAAAGAAAGGATCGGGTTTTATCCACATAGGGACATTCTTTCCGAATACGGCAAACTTTCTCCTAAATCTGAGCAATTCCTCAGAAAGGAAGTCTTAAGATCCAGAGACTTATTTTATAATAGAGTCATCGAATCCAGAAAAACGAGTTTCCAAGAATTAGAAAAGAGTTATGGAGAAGGTCGTATATTTTCCGGAGAAACATTCCGTAAATCCGGATTCTTAGATTCCTGCGATTCATTTTTAGATATATTACAAGATCTGAAACAAGAACTTAAATCCAAAAAGATAGATGTGCGCTATCTGCCTGGGACTTATAGCTGGAAAGACTTGGTCCAAGACTTAAAACCCGGAGTGCAAACGTTCGGCGGGAATTTATTTGCTAAACTGAAAAAAGCTCCTAACCAAAATCCGTTGGAGATCCTACATTTTTCAGAGATTGCGCAAGAGTTATCTAAAATTTAA
- a CDS encoding acyl-CoA dehydrogenase family protein has translation MMKELRDKLSSFPPGEFRSVYKSSLPDIAKAGLLNALKDGGFRTFHEKLIFIPSFPHGIGVGVGLMAQTNVAGKILKLVLGSEVGASTNPESKKLALELQDRLVNGLGILGLGVSEPGWMGKLTNLKSTAKVLPSGEIELNFHKGFVTNGADAEGYLVVAKEEDLNRFGVFFVPRDFPGLKVEEVYLDVAREATHCKITGENFKVPSHYQFIEDYSKLGSDIHLSEMLSAAVLFCGAIRKIVSDLSQGSESRERFAVLGKLWDLSGLLYGKCLEISDKKDKDPNYKIEEDHPYGYEAILDECISILESIPNFDYKKEYPDIGLFCTIHPARSPVYIKNRLKQSKSWRKFGNL, from the coding sequence ATGATGAAAGAATTAAGAGATAAACTTTCTTCCTTTCCTCCGGGAGAATTCAGATCCGTCTACAAATCTTCTTTGCCTGATATCGCAAAGGCAGGATTACTGAATGCGTTAAAAGACGGCGGATTCAGAACATTTCACGAAAAGTTAATATTCATTCCTTCTTTTCCTCATGGTATAGGGGTGGGAGTAGGGTTGATGGCCCAGACAAATGTGGCCGGAAAGATCTTAAAATTAGTTCTTGGTTCGGAAGTAGGAGCCTCGACCAACCCAGAATCTAAAAAATTAGCATTGGAGCTTCAGGATCGTTTGGTAAACGGTCTCGGGATCTTGGGACTGGGAGTAAGTGAACCTGGGTGGATGGGGAAACTCACCAATCTAAAATCCACGGCAAAAGTACTTCCGAGCGGAGAAATTGAATTAAACTTTCATAAAGGATTCGTGACCAATGGTGCTGACGCTGAAGGTTACTTGGTAGTAGCCAAGGAAGAAGATCTAAATCGTTTCGGCGTATTTTTCGTCCCGAGAGATTTCCCAGGTTTAAAAGTAGAAGAAGTTTATTTGGATGTTGCTAGAGAAGCCACTCATTGTAAGATCACAGGCGAAAATTTCAAAGTACCTTCTCATTATCAGTTTATTGAAGATTATTCTAAATTAGGCTCCGATATCCATCTATCCGAAATGTTGTCTGCAGCGGTTCTATTCTGCGGAGCCATTCGCAAAATAGTATCCGATTTAAGCCAAGGAAGTGAATCCAGAGAAAGATTTGCAGTTTTAGGAAAACTCTGGGACTTAAGCGGCCTTTTGTATGGAAAGTGTTTGGAGATCTCCGACAAAAAAGATAAGGATCCGAACTATAAAATCGAAGAAGATCATCCTTACGGATACGAAGCCATTTTGGATGAATGTATCTCGATCTTAGAATCCATTCCAAACTTCGATTATAAAAAAGAATATCCTGATATAGGATTATTCTGCACAATCCATCCTGCTAGAAGTCCTGTCTATATCAAGAACAGACTTAAACAATCCAAGAGCTGGAGAAAATTCGGAAATCTTTAA
- the mgtE gene encoding magnesium transporter, with product MDETNSTKETSSLKANPQSADWMGSFLEKIENKDNKFLLSFTSSNHPADIAEVLEKLDIDEAFYIFKLCDSEQQSEILVEFDEDLQADLISRLNMKEISPIVENLEPDDVTNLISEIPKAKAEEILNSLDREDSSQIRKQLNFREYTAGRLMTTEFASAYETDTVRKAIIKLRRVAKETDDIYLLYVTDAENHLKGFIKLKDLFLAPLNQKASKLVKEEVFSIHYDTDQEEVAKIFRKYDLVSAAVVDDLDRIIGRITVDDILDIVQEEASEDILRMGGVSEEERLNTSIWDSIRRRLTWLVINLGTAVIAASTVALFQDTIQSFVLLASLMPIVAGMGGNAGTQSITVVVRNIATGDLSQSNWTVGFRKESIIGLINGLTIGAITGLVVFFYTGKLALAIVIFLAMLANLIVAAIVGACIPMLLKVVGIDPAIASSIFVTTTTDVFGFFCFLGLATLFLQYLV from the coding sequence ATGGACGAGACAAATAGCACTAAGGAAACTTCTTCCCTGAAGGCAAATCCACAGTCTGCGGATTGGATGGGTTCCTTCCTCGAAAAGATCGAAAATAAGGACAATAAGTTCCTACTCAGTTTCACTTCTTCCAATCACCCGGCGGATATCGCCGAAGTCCTGGAAAAGCTGGATATTGACGAAGCTTTCTATATATTTAAACTCTGCGATTCTGAACAACAGTCCGAAATCTTAGTCGAGTTCGACGAGGATCTACAGGCAGATTTGATCTCCCGTCTGAATATGAAGGAGATCTCGCCTATCGTCGAAAATCTGGAACCGGACGACGTTACAAATCTGATCTCTGAAATCCCTAAGGCGAAAGCAGAGGAAATTTTGAATTCCTTGGATCGGGAAGATTCTTCTCAAATCCGAAAACAGCTAAATTTTAGGGAATATACCGCCGGTCGTTTGATGACGACCGAATTTGCTTCCGCATACGAGACGGACACAGTTAGAAAAGCGATCATCAAATTGAGAAGAGTCGCCAAAGAGACGGATGATATCTATCTTCTCTATGTAACCGACGCGGAGAATCATCTAAAAGGATTTATCAAACTTAAAGATCTATTCCTTGCGCCTCTCAATCAGAAGGCGAGTAAGCTTGTAAAAGAAGAAGTATTCTCCATTCATTATGATACGGACCAGGAAGAAGTAGCTAAAATATTCCGAAAATACGACTTAGTTTCCGCTGCAGTAGTAGACGATCTGGATCGGATCATCGGCAGGATCACTGTAGACGATATTTTGGATATCGTTCAGGAAGAAGCTTCCGAAGACATTTTGAGGATGGGGGGAGTTTCGGAAGAAGAAAGATTGAACACTTCCATCTGGGATTCTATCCGAAGAAGATTGACCTGGCTCGTGATCAATTTGGGAACCGCAGTCATTGCTGCTTCCACTGTTGCGCTTTTCCAAGACACGATCCAATCTTTTGTATTACTTGCGAGTCTTATGCCAATCGTCGCCGGGATGGGGGGAAATGCGGGTACACAGTCCATCACCGTGGTAGTTCGAAATATCGCCACAGGAGATTTGAGCCAATCAAATTGGACGGTAGGTTTTAGGAAAGAAAGCATCATTGGACTTATCAACGGGCTCACCATCGGCGCGATAACAGGACTTGTCGTATTTTTTTATACTGGAAAACTTGCACTTGCGATTGTTATCTTTTTGGCGATGCTTGCAAATCTAATCGTAGCAGCCATTGTAGGAGCTTGTATCCCTATGCTACTAAAAGTGGTTGGGATAGATCCCGCAATTGCCTCTTCCATATTTGTAACAACTACCACGGACGTGTTCGGCTTCTTCTGTTTCTTGGGGCTTGCCACACTGTTCTTGCAATATTTGGTATAG
- a CDS encoding cation diffusion facilitator family transporter gives MEKDPHSSSNFEPFGRQAILRPKRKDALRSLVFAFFLSIGIFSWEIFGSAQSKSLALLADAGHVISDSFAFLLSIFAVLVSDKKPNAKMNFGFFRVEVFAAFLNSVLISGISIFIIYEAVQRFRHQEEIVTESMLVFSLGTIGLNLISVWLLKRISANNINLRTAYLHVLNDLFGTVAVLVGAILIRLFAWTWIDPLLSLVLSIFILRAAIVILKESLMILLESSPTFDEWDHLQKDLLHIKGAESLLSAHTWTLTKGIHACAFRVQIAKGSDPKKIVQEAYELLRGEWKFEQIYLQLEDPSTTHIIDGIIAKTLHDIDSEEWGHHHHTHDHPANHH, from the coding sequence TTGGAAAAGGATCCTCACTCATCTTCTAATTTCGAACCTTTTGGGAGACAGGCGATCCTTCGCCCCAAAAGAAAAGATGCATTGCGTAGTTTAGTTTTTGCATTCTTTCTTTCTATCGGGATCTTCTCCTGGGAAATATTCGGTTCCGCTCAAAGTAAAAGTCTCGCACTTCTTGCGGATGCCGGACATGTGATCTCGGATTCTTTTGCATTTTTATTGAGTATATTTGCAGTTTTAGTCTCTGATAAAAAACCGAATGCAAAAATGAACTTCGGATTCTTTAGAGTAGAAGTATTTGCTGCATTCTTAAATTCCGTTTTGATCTCCGGAATTTCGATTTTTATCATATACGAAGCGGTGCAACGATTTCGTCATCAGGAAGAAATTGTTACCGAATCCATGTTGGTTTTCAGTTTGGGAACCATCGGTTTAAATCTGATCTCTGTTTGGCTTTTAAAAAGAATTTCCGCAAACAATATCAATCTAAGAACAGCATACCTTCATGTATTAAATGATCTGTTTGGCACAGTCGCGGTTTTAGTGGGTGCAATTTTAATCCGTCTATTTGCTTGGACCTGGATCGATCCATTACTCAGTCTGGTTCTTTCTATTTTCATACTAAGAGCGGCCATTGTGATCTTGAAGGAAAGTCTTATGATCCTTCTGGAATCTTCTCCAACATTTGATGAATGGGATCATTTACAAAAAGATCTATTACATATTAAAGGAGCAGAGTCCCTTCTTTCCGCTCATACTTGGACTCTAACAAAAGGGATCCATGCTTGTGCATTTAGAGTCCAGATCGCTAAAGGATCTGATCCTAAAAAGATCGTCCAAGAAGCTTACGAACTTTTGAGAGGAGAATGGAAGTTCGAGCAGATCTATCTGCAATTGGAAGATCCTTCTACCACTCATATAATCGATGGGATCATTGCAAAAACTCTACATGATATCGATTCGGAAGAATGGGGACATCATCACCATACTCACGATCATCCGGCAAATCATCATTAA